A single Salmo trutta chromosome 14, fSalTru1.1, whole genome shotgun sequence DNA region contains:
- the LOC115208166 gene encoding putative nuclease HARBI1: protein MKAQNCVFLSALTMACPFVRDVVDEEALVLRRAFRRERVFRDRLDPLVFPDDHLYERYRFSADGIRYLCRLLGPRIKHRTARSHALSVEQMVCVALRFFSSGAFLYSVGDAEQLNKATICRTIRSVCLAIKALADVFISFPGHRRLCDIKEEFYRIADGLQC from the exons atgaaggcccaaaattgtgtgttcctttctgctctgacaatggcatGCCCATTCGTGCGAGATGTGGTGGATGAAGAAGCACTTGTGCTGAGGAGAGCCTTCAGGCGAGAAAGGGTCTTCAGGGACCGGTTGGACCCACTGGTCTTCCCTGATGACCATCTATATGAAAGATACAGGTTTTCTGCAGATGGCATCAGGTATCTATGCAGACTACTGGGTCCCAGGATTAAGCACCGCACTGCACGGAGCCATGCACTGAGTGTGGAGCAAATGGTTTGTGTGGCCTTGCGCTTTTTTTCTAGTGGAGCCTTCCTGTACTCAGTGGGGGATGCAGAACAGCTGAACAAGGCCACAATTTGCCGCACAATAAGGAGTGTGTGTCTGGCTATCAAAGCATTAGCAGATGTCTTCATCTCCTTCCCTGGCCACAGAAGACtctgtgacatcaaagaggagttctataggattgcag atggtctgcaatgctga